The Oncorhynchus masou masou isolate Uvic2021 chromosome 31, UVic_Omas_1.1, whole genome shotgun sequence genome includes a region encoding these proteins:
- the LOC135523877 gene encoding MMS19 nucleotide excision repair protein homolog isoform X2, with product MMATDSALLLGLVEEFVLGQQDRKAVDTATELKAGQFTILQLVEALGLHLTSSQPQTRGRGVQLLSNVLQECYGDLTEREVEVLIVFYENRLKDHYVITPHVIQGLKALTKCSVLPPGSAVSILKSLFQDIHVQSLMLAERSCVYNILIQLMESRESELKGLGADFVFGFVQSVDGERDPRNLLLAFHIARKIVHEGYDLGKFTEELFEVTSCYFPIDFSPPANDPHGITQEELVLALRVVLTGTPRFAEFLLPLIIEKLDSDVQSAKLDSLQTLTACASVYEHKDLAQFLPGLWASLRREVFQTASERVESAGLAAVGTLTACLSRSVLNSDSEDSLNVFLELVLKDCQHHLCEPDLKLVWPSAKLLQATSTASYRASHRVAAAVLPSLIEQYNSRTQCAQRRTLLEVLQGFVHPVTSSEEDESVLLDFRQSLCSIVFSALSESNADLQITSMRVLTALGQQTGLLLESDVELAVDHLTRLILEEGDPKVSLAVVECAGALARLHPAAFISKMVPRLKDEIFSEPMAQGDSATPSQEHSQQAVRQRCVAALAAVSSRPSLVQESTPVLLQVLTSAHTGTGAFSLEEVISVCHSLQKIAEQAQDTEETGSVFHDVIPRLLGLALQAALQGSSGHCSPILEETVLSAMVPIISTTCARLQSRLAGQTASRAVSLFLDGDVSFLPENAFPAQIQLLKAGDSRSQSQMVCLLMGCVCWLPRTVEVPQMDRLLLELLELSCTCDHPLSYTSAAKCYAGLVNKSPAGEALDSLIDRTLKRISTELDSASSPVRTQAFTLLLWVSKALLLRYHPLSTALTDKLFSLLSDPELGWLAADGFSLLMSDSPDVLNRGSHADVRIMYRQRFFTENSAKLVEGFNSAVQEKKSGYLKALSHIVNNLPRQVQLTELPALLPLLLEALSCPDQGVQVSTLSCLQPVLLDPPSALITQLEVLVGRTLALTTSPTMKVRIASLRCIHALSRFPEHEIMPFRARVLRALAAPLDDHKRVVRSEAAVARNEWFLLGSPGGR from the exons ATGATGGCTACGGATAGTGCCTTGCTATTGGGCTTGGTAGAAGAATTCGTTTTGGGACAACAGGACCGCAAGGCGGTAGACACCGCAACAG AACTCAAGGCTGGACAGTTTACTATCCTGCAGTTGGTTGAAGCCTTGGG TTTGCATCTGACCAGCTCCCAACCCCAGACCCGAGGCCGTGGTGTCCAGCTCCTCTCCAATGTCCTACAGGAGTGTTATGGAGAccttacagagagagaag TGGAAGTCCTTATAGTGTTTTATGAGAACAGATTGAAGGACCACTATGTCATCACACCACATGTCATACAGGGGCTGAAAGCGCTG ACCAAATGCTCAGTGTTGCCGCCTGGGTCTGCAGTGTCCATTCTGAAATCACTATTCCAGGACATCCATGTGCAG tccctgatgCTGGCGGAGCGGTCATGTGTTTACAACATCCTCATCCAGCTTATGGAATCCAGAGAGTCAG AGCTGAAGGGCCTGGGTGCAGACTTTGTCTTCGGGTTTGTCCAGTcagtggatggggagagagacccACGCAACCTTCTGCTGGCCTTCCATATCGCTAGGAAGATTGTCCATGAAGGCTATGATCTTG GTAAATTCACAGAGGAGCTGTTTGAAGTGACATCCTGCTATTTCCCTATAGACTTCAGCCCT CCCGCGAACGACCCCCATGGCATCACCCAGGAGGAGCTGGTCCTGGCCCTGAGGGTCGTGCTCACCGGAACACCACGCTTTGCAGAG TTCCTGCTGCCACTGATCATTGAGAAGCTGGACTCCGATGTTCAGAGTGCCAAGCTGGACTCCCTGCAGACCCTG ACTGCCTGTGCTTCTGTGTATGAACATAAAGACTTAGCCCAATTCCTACCAGGCCTTTGGGCCTCGCTGCGCAGAGAG GTGTTTCAGACAGCTAGTGAGCGGGTGGAGTCCGCTGGCCTAGCCGCCGTCGGTACCCTGACAGCCTGTCTCTCCCGCTCCGTTCTCAACTCCGACTCTGAAGACTCCCTCAATGTCTTCCTGGAGCTGGTCCTCAAAG ACTGTCAGCACCACCTGTGTGAGCCGGACCTGAAGCTAGTGTGGCCCAGTGCGAAGCTGCTGCAGGCTACCTCTACCGCCTCCTACAGGGCGAGCCACAGAGTTGCCGCCGCCGTCCTGCCGTCCCTCATAGAGCAGTACAACAGCCGCACACAG TGTGCTCAGCGGCGCACCCTACTGGAGGTGTTACAGGGCTTTGTCCACCCGGTGACGTCATCAGAAGAGG ATGAGAGTGTGCTGTTGGACTTCAGGCAGTCTCTGTGCAGTATAGTGTTCTCTGCTCTGTCTGAGAGCAATGCTGACCTCCAGATCACATCTatgcgtgtgctcactgctctgGGCCAACAGACAG GCCTGCTGTTAGAGTCAGATGTGGAGCTTGCCGTTGACCACCTCACCAGGCTCATCCTGGAGGAGGGAGATCCTAAAGTCAG CCTGGCTGTGGTAGAGTGTGCAGGGGCTCTGGCTCGCCTGCACCCTGCAGCGTTCATCTCTAAGATGGTTCCACGGCTGAAGGACGAGATCTTCTCAG AGCCCATGGCACAAGGTGACAGCGCCACGCCGTCCCAGGAACATTCCCAGCAGGCAGTGCGTCAGCGCTGTGTGGCGGCGCTGGCTGCGGTGTCGTCGCGGCCCAGTTTGGTTCAGGAGAGCACACCTGTCCTGCTACAGGTCCTCACCTCTGCACACACTG GCACTGGCGCGTTCTCATTGGAAGAGGTGATCTCTGTCTGCCACAGTCTGCAGAAGATAGCAGAGCAGGCACAGGACACTGAAGAGACCGGTAGCGTCTTCCATGATGTCATTCCTCGCCTGCTCGGGCTGGCATTGCAGGCAGCTTTGCAGG GTTCCTCAGGTCATTGTAGCCCGATACTAGAGGAGACTGTCCTATCAGCCATGGTACCCATCATCAGCACCACCTGTGCCCGCCTACAGTCCCG ACTGGCTGGCCAAACAGCCTCGCGGGCCGTGTCCCTCTTCCTCGACGGTGATGTTTCCTTCCTGCCAGAGAATGCCTTCCCCGCCCAGATCCAGCTCCTCAAG GCAGGTGACTCCCGGAGCCAGTCCCAGATGGTGTGCCTGCTCATGGGTTGTGTGTGCTGGCTGCCACGGACC GTGGAGGTGCCCCAGATGGACAGGCTGCTGTTGGAGCTGCTGGAGCTGAGCTGTACCTGTGACCATCCGCTCTCCTACACGTCAGCCGCCAAGTGCTACGCTGGGCTGGTCAACAAGAGTCCCGCAG GTGAAGCCCTGGACTCTCTGATAGACAGGACGTTAAAGAGGATCTCCACTGAGCTGGACTCTGCGTCCTCCCCAGTCAGAACGCAGGCGTTCACTCTGCTGCTCTGG GTGTCAAAGGCTCTCCTCCTTCGCTACCACCCTCTGTCCACAGCCCTAACCGACAAG CTCTTCTCCCTGCTCAGTGACCCAGAGCTGGGTTGGTTAGCGGCCGATGGATTCTCTCTCCTGATGAGTGACTCGCCGGACGTCCTGAACCGCGGTAGTCATGCCGACGTGCGCATCATGTACCGCCAGCGCTTCTTCACGGAGAACTCTGCCAAACTGGTCGAGGGCTTCAACTCCGCAGTCCAAG AGAAGAAGTCTGGCTACCTGAAGGCACTGTCTCACATAGTGAACAATCTACCCAGACAGGTCCAGCTTACTGAGCTACCAGCG CTCCTGCCCCTCCTACTGGAGGCCCTGTCGTGTCCGGACCAGGGGGTGCAGGTGTCTACCCTGTCCTGCTTGCAACCGGTCCTCCTGGACCCCCCTTCAGCCCTCATCACCCAGCTGGAGGTGCTGGTGGGCCGCACTCTGGCGCTCACCACCAGCCCTACCATG AAAGTGCGGATAGCCTCACTGCGCTGTATCCATGCCCTCTCCCGCTTTCCAGAACACGAG ATCATGCCCTTCCGTGCGAGGGTGCTGCGCGCCCTGGCTGCCCCCCTGGACGACCACAAGAGGGTGGTGAGGAGCGAGGCGGCAGTGGCCCGGAATGAATG GTTCCTTCTGGGGAGTCCAGGAGGCAGGTGA
- the LOC135523877 gene encoding MMS19 nucleotide excision repair protein homolog isoform X1: MMATDSALLLGLVEEFVLGQQDRKAVDTATELKAGQFTILQLVEALGLHLTSSQPQTRGRGVQLLSNVLQECYGDLTEREVEVLIVFYENRLKDHYVITPHVIQGLKALTKCSVLPPGSAVSILKSLFQDIHVQSLMLAERSCVYNILIQLMESRESELKGLGADFVFGFVQSVDGERDPRNLLLAFHIARKIVHEGYDLGKFTEELFEVTSCYFPIDFSPPANDPHGITQEELVLALRVVLTGTPRFAEFLLPLIIEKLDSDVQSAKLDSLQTLTACASVYEHKDLAQFLPGLWASLRREVFQTASERVESAGLAAVGTLTACLSRSVLNSDSEDSLNVFLELVLKDCQHHLCEPDLKLVWPSAKLLQATSTASYRASHRVAAAVLPSLIEQYNSRTQCAQRRTLLEVLQGFVHPVTSSEEDESVLLDFRQSLCSIVFSALSESNADLQITSMRVLTALGQQTGLLLESDVELAVDHLTRLILEEGDPKVSLAVVECAGALARLHPAAFISKMVPRLKDEIFSEPMAQGDSATPSQEHSQQAVRQRCVAALAAVSSRPSLVQESTPVLLQVLTSAHTGTGAFSLEEVISVCHSLQKIAEQAQDTEETGSVFHDVIPRLLGLALQAALQGSSGHCSPILEETVLSAMVPIISTTCARLQSRLAGQTASRAVSLFLDGDVSFLPENAFPAQIQLLKTQAGDSRSQSQMVCLLMGCVCWLPRTVEVPQMDRLLLELLELSCTCDHPLSYTSAAKCYAGLVNKSPAGEALDSLIDRTLKRISTELDSASSPVRTQAFTLLLWVSKALLLRYHPLSTALTDKLFSLLSDPELGWLAADGFSLLMSDSPDVLNRGSHADVRIMYRQRFFTENSAKLVEGFNSAVQEKKSGYLKALSHIVNNLPRQVQLTELPALLPLLLEALSCPDQGVQVSTLSCLQPVLLDPPSALITQLEVLVGRTLALTTSPTMKVRIASLRCIHALSRFPEHEIMPFRARVLRALAAPLDDHKRVVRSEAAVARNEWFLLGSPGGR, from the exons ATGATGGCTACGGATAGTGCCTTGCTATTGGGCTTGGTAGAAGAATTCGTTTTGGGACAACAGGACCGCAAGGCGGTAGACACCGCAACAG AACTCAAGGCTGGACAGTTTACTATCCTGCAGTTGGTTGAAGCCTTGGG TTTGCATCTGACCAGCTCCCAACCCCAGACCCGAGGCCGTGGTGTCCAGCTCCTCTCCAATGTCCTACAGGAGTGTTATGGAGAccttacagagagagaag TGGAAGTCCTTATAGTGTTTTATGAGAACAGATTGAAGGACCACTATGTCATCACACCACATGTCATACAGGGGCTGAAAGCGCTG ACCAAATGCTCAGTGTTGCCGCCTGGGTCTGCAGTGTCCATTCTGAAATCACTATTCCAGGACATCCATGTGCAG tccctgatgCTGGCGGAGCGGTCATGTGTTTACAACATCCTCATCCAGCTTATGGAATCCAGAGAGTCAG AGCTGAAGGGCCTGGGTGCAGACTTTGTCTTCGGGTTTGTCCAGTcagtggatggggagagagacccACGCAACCTTCTGCTGGCCTTCCATATCGCTAGGAAGATTGTCCATGAAGGCTATGATCTTG GTAAATTCACAGAGGAGCTGTTTGAAGTGACATCCTGCTATTTCCCTATAGACTTCAGCCCT CCCGCGAACGACCCCCATGGCATCACCCAGGAGGAGCTGGTCCTGGCCCTGAGGGTCGTGCTCACCGGAACACCACGCTTTGCAGAG TTCCTGCTGCCACTGATCATTGAGAAGCTGGACTCCGATGTTCAGAGTGCCAAGCTGGACTCCCTGCAGACCCTG ACTGCCTGTGCTTCTGTGTATGAACATAAAGACTTAGCCCAATTCCTACCAGGCCTTTGGGCCTCGCTGCGCAGAGAG GTGTTTCAGACAGCTAGTGAGCGGGTGGAGTCCGCTGGCCTAGCCGCCGTCGGTACCCTGACAGCCTGTCTCTCCCGCTCCGTTCTCAACTCCGACTCTGAAGACTCCCTCAATGTCTTCCTGGAGCTGGTCCTCAAAG ACTGTCAGCACCACCTGTGTGAGCCGGACCTGAAGCTAGTGTGGCCCAGTGCGAAGCTGCTGCAGGCTACCTCTACCGCCTCCTACAGGGCGAGCCACAGAGTTGCCGCCGCCGTCCTGCCGTCCCTCATAGAGCAGTACAACAGCCGCACACAG TGTGCTCAGCGGCGCACCCTACTGGAGGTGTTACAGGGCTTTGTCCACCCGGTGACGTCATCAGAAGAGG ATGAGAGTGTGCTGTTGGACTTCAGGCAGTCTCTGTGCAGTATAGTGTTCTCTGCTCTGTCTGAGAGCAATGCTGACCTCCAGATCACATCTatgcgtgtgctcactgctctgGGCCAACAGACAG GCCTGCTGTTAGAGTCAGATGTGGAGCTTGCCGTTGACCACCTCACCAGGCTCATCCTGGAGGAGGGAGATCCTAAAGTCAG CCTGGCTGTGGTAGAGTGTGCAGGGGCTCTGGCTCGCCTGCACCCTGCAGCGTTCATCTCTAAGATGGTTCCACGGCTGAAGGACGAGATCTTCTCAG AGCCCATGGCACAAGGTGACAGCGCCACGCCGTCCCAGGAACATTCCCAGCAGGCAGTGCGTCAGCGCTGTGTGGCGGCGCTGGCTGCGGTGTCGTCGCGGCCCAGTTTGGTTCAGGAGAGCACACCTGTCCTGCTACAGGTCCTCACCTCTGCACACACTG GCACTGGCGCGTTCTCATTGGAAGAGGTGATCTCTGTCTGCCACAGTCTGCAGAAGATAGCAGAGCAGGCACAGGACACTGAAGAGACCGGTAGCGTCTTCCATGATGTCATTCCTCGCCTGCTCGGGCTGGCATTGCAGGCAGCTTTGCAGG GTTCCTCAGGTCATTGTAGCCCGATACTAGAGGAGACTGTCCTATCAGCCATGGTACCCATCATCAGCACCACCTGTGCCCGCCTACAGTCCCG ACTGGCTGGCCAAACAGCCTCGCGGGCCGTGTCCCTCTTCCTCGACGGTGATGTTTCCTTCCTGCCAGAGAATGCCTTCCCCGCCCAGATCCAGCTCCTCAAG ACGCAGGCAGGTGACTCCCGGAGCCAGTCCCAGATGGTGTGCCTGCTCATGGGTTGTGTGTGCTGGCTGCCACGGACC GTGGAGGTGCCCCAGATGGACAGGCTGCTGTTGGAGCTGCTGGAGCTGAGCTGTACCTGTGACCATCCGCTCTCCTACACGTCAGCCGCCAAGTGCTACGCTGGGCTGGTCAACAAGAGTCCCGCAG GTGAAGCCCTGGACTCTCTGATAGACAGGACGTTAAAGAGGATCTCCACTGAGCTGGACTCTGCGTCCTCCCCAGTCAGAACGCAGGCGTTCACTCTGCTGCTCTGG GTGTCAAAGGCTCTCCTCCTTCGCTACCACCCTCTGTCCACAGCCCTAACCGACAAG CTCTTCTCCCTGCTCAGTGACCCAGAGCTGGGTTGGTTAGCGGCCGATGGATTCTCTCTCCTGATGAGTGACTCGCCGGACGTCCTGAACCGCGGTAGTCATGCCGACGTGCGCATCATGTACCGCCAGCGCTTCTTCACGGAGAACTCTGCCAAACTGGTCGAGGGCTTCAACTCCGCAGTCCAAG AGAAGAAGTCTGGCTACCTGAAGGCACTGTCTCACATAGTGAACAATCTACCCAGACAGGTCCAGCTTACTGAGCTACCAGCG CTCCTGCCCCTCCTACTGGAGGCCCTGTCGTGTCCGGACCAGGGGGTGCAGGTGTCTACCCTGTCCTGCTTGCAACCGGTCCTCCTGGACCCCCCTTCAGCCCTCATCACCCAGCTGGAGGTGCTGGTGGGCCGCACTCTGGCGCTCACCACCAGCCCTACCATG AAAGTGCGGATAGCCTCACTGCGCTGTATCCATGCCCTCTCCCGCTTTCCAGAACACGAG ATCATGCCCTTCCGTGCGAGGGTGCTGCGCGCCCTGGCTGCCCCCCTGGACGACCACAAGAGGGTGGTGAGGAGCGAGGCGGCAGTGGCCCGGAATGAATG GTTCCTTCTGGGGAGTCCAGGAGGCAGGTGA